In Pseudomonas sp. FP1742, the DNA window TATGTGCAATCAAGGCTGAAGGCCAGGGTTTCCGCATCTACCGGGCCAAGCGCGGCTGAAAACGCTTTTGCAAAAGAGGGCTTGCCCTGGAGCGACGAAGCTCCTGTGGGAGCGGGCTTGCTCGCTAAGAACGATGACGCGTAAGGCCTGAAAAACCGCGGCGTTTTCTTCGCGAGCAAGCCCGCTCCCACAGGTTCTGCCGATTAACTACCAACATTGGGGCTTGCCCAATCGGATTTGCCTAGGCAGAATCCGCTCCGTCCTAGGGGAGTAGTCTCCCACGAGCGCCATGCTCGTCCGGCATACGTCAACATACTTGGTCCTCAGACCATGGCGTATGCGACCCACGCGTCCGCACCAGACGGATCGCAGGGTTTGACAAGACCTATGACACGAACACCTTACCCGGGGCGGGAAGGCTGTACGTGTCATAGCCGTGTCGACCCGCCCCTTAGGAAAACCCTGATGCTGGATTCACTTCTCGTTCCCACCGCAATCGTTGCCTTGGCCGAAATCGGCGACAAGACGCAACTGCTCGCGCTCATTCTCGCCGCTCGTTTTCGCAAACCCTGGCCGATCATTGCCGGCATCGTCGCCGCGACCCTGGCCAACCACGCGGCGGCCGGTGCGGTAGGCGCCTGGTTCGGCAGTTTCTTCTCGAATGCGACGCTGCACTGGATCCTCGCCGCCAGCTTCGCCGCTACCGCACTGTGGACACTGGTGCCGGACAAGATGGACGAAGACGAAGCCAGCACCGCCCGCAAGTTCGGACCGTTCCTGACCACGTTGATTGCGTTTTTTCTTGCGGAGATGGGCGACAAGACCCAGGTCGCGACCGTGATGCTGGCCGCGCAATACCCGGAACTGTGGCTGGTGATTATCGGCACCACCGCCGGGATGTTGATTGCCAACGTGCCGGTGGTACTGGCGGGCAACTTTGCGGCGGAAAAACTGCCTCTGACTTTGATTCGTCGCCTGGCGGCGTCGGCGTTCTTCATCCTGGCGATCGTCGCGGTGTACAAGGCGATGCAGAGCAGTGGGTGGATTGGATAACTTCCATATCTTTGCGCCAGATATAGAGCACGACTATAAATAAAATATCATCGATAGCTGACATAACTGACAGCTATCGGCGATTTCTCGCCACGCTTATCTTCATGGTTCCTGATCTACACACAAGGATCGTCACCATGAATACCGACAGCTCCGCCTCTAAAACCAACCCTATTCTAATTCCCCCATCCCCTTTCAGTAACGACTGTAGCTACACCGCGACAGTGGACCCGATTGATACGAAACGTGTGCGCATTTGTTTGAAGGGCCGAACTGAAAATGGCCTGAAAGAACTGGAAGCACTGCATGGACGTGCCACCCTCAACGTCTCAACCGTTGGGGGAGGCTATTATTCGTCTGCCGACAAGCACGAAAGCGATGACCAGAACAGCTACTACTGGACCTTTCCTGCCGCAGGCGATAATTCTCACTTCAAAATTTCAGATGGCGCAGACAATCCTTTCCGGATCAACTTCGTAAAGACGTCGGACTCAAGATATTACGAGATTATGTGTGAGTTTTTCTTGGTGTTTGGCAACAAATATGATTACAACCCGGCCCTCACGTACATCACCATTGATTATCCAATAAAGGACCCAGGCGGAATATTCAGGGACACATTCAAACTCGAAACAGAACACTAAGCGATTCAAGGCGCTCTTGAAAAAACAAGAGCGCCTTTTTTAGTTCAAGACTTCCGTGCTTTCTCATACAACGGCATGACTTTCGGAATCGCCGCCTGCAACGACGCAATCCGGCTGCCCGACGCCGGGTGAGTGCTCAAGAACTCTGGCGGTGCGCCTTCCGAGGCTTTGCTCATCTTGTTCCACAGGGTGATCGCGGCGTTCGGGTTGTAACCGGCGCGGGCGGCCAGTTCGAGGCCTATCAGGTCCGCTTCGTTTTCGTTTTCGCGACTGTTGGGCAAGGTCATGCCGTATTTGGCCACGGTGTCTGCCAGGGCCAGGCTGTCCTGGCCCAGACCGAGCAGCGCACCGGCGCCCTGCTTGGCCATTTCGATACCGTAAGCCCTGGACATCGCTTCACGACTGTGCTCGCGCAAGGCGTGAGCGATTTCATGGCCAATGATGGCGGCGATTTCGTCGTCAGTGAGTTGCAGGGTGTCGATCAGCCCGCTGTAGAAAATGATCTTGCCGCCAGGCCCGCAGGAGGCATTCAGCTCGTCGCTCTTGATCAGGTTCACTTCCCATTGCCACTGGGCCGAATCCGGACGGAACACCGGTGCCTGGGCAATCAGGCGATTGGAGATGGCCTGGACGCGCTTCGCATTGTTACTGGATTTATCCAGCACGCCTTTGGTGCTCGCCTCCCCGATGGTCTGTTGATAAGACTGGGCGTACATCTGGTTGACCTCGGAGGTCGACAACATGCTGAACATGTATTGCGTGCGCTCAACGCCCACGGCGCCACCGCTGGTGGTGTTGACCGACTGACAACCGGCAAGCAGCAGACTTGCACTCAGTGCACACAAAACCAATGTCTTACTCATCAAGAAGCTCCCTGGAAACATGCCGCGTATCCTAGGTGGGGATTTGTATCGGCGCTAGATACAACGGACGTGTAGCACGTACATTTCAGACAAAGCCCCGATCACCGTAGGAAAAAATTCACACAACAGCGTCCGCCGCGGCTGATCACGGCCAGCAATGATTCATTTACGACATCCAGCACTCTAAAACAGCCAATTCGTTACACCTGGCTCATGCCCCACCGCCCCAGTGCCGATACAGCTCTGCAGACGTCCTCTTGCGTGCGGAGCACCCATGAAATTCAAGTCGATCCAGTTTTCCGTTGCCGCCCTGGCCGGCGCCATTGTGCTCAGCGTTGTCGCAGCCCTGGTGCTGTACGCGCTGTTTTCCGGCGCCCGGACCCAAGACATGGTCCAGCAACGGACTCAGGCGCAGTTCGAGCAAGTCATCGAACAGCGCCTGACGTCGCTGGCGCAAACCCAGGTCAGCCAGATCCAGCGCGAACTCGAAGCGCCGCTGCTGATTGCCGGCGGTCTGGTGCGGGTCAATGCGCTGATCGGCACACCAGGCGCCGACGGCCAGCCGCAACTGAGCCTGGGCCGTGAGCAACTGATCAGCCTGATCAAGGAAAACGTCGCCCGGAACCCGAAAATTCTCGGCACCTACATTGGGTGGGAAAAAAACGCCCTCGACCACAACGATGCGGCCTACGTCGACACCAAAGTAGTCGGCATCGACGCCAGCAACGGGCGCTTCCTGCCATGGTGGTTCCGTAACGAAGACGGCAGCCTGGGCCTGGACAAACTGGTCGACGTCGACGACCAGAAAACCTTGTCCACCGGTGTGCGCGCCAGCGAGTACTACCTGTGCTCGAAAGA includes these proteins:
- a CDS encoding TMEM165/GDT1 family protein, with protein sequence MLDSLLVPTAIVALAEIGDKTQLLALILAARFRKPWPIIAGIVAATLANHAAAGAVGAWFGSFFSNATLHWILAASFAATALWTLVPDKMDEDEASTARKFGPFLTTLIAFFLAEMGDKTQVATVMLAAQYPELWLVIIGTTAGMLIANVPVVLAGNFAAEKLPLTLIRRLAASAFFILAIVAVYKAMQSSGWIG
- a CDS encoding M48 family metallopeptidase: MSKTLVLCALSASLLLAGCQSVNTTSGGAVGVERTQYMFSMLSTSEVNQMYAQSYQQTIGEASTKGVLDKSSNNAKRVQAISNRLIAQAPVFRPDSAQWQWEVNLIKSDELNASCGPGGKIIFYSGLIDTLQLTDDEIAAIIGHEIAHALREHSREAMSRAYGIEMAKQGAGALLGLGQDSLALADTVAKYGMTLPNSRENENEADLIGLELAARAGYNPNAAITLWNKMSKASEGAPPEFLSTHPASGSRIASLQAAIPKVMPLYEKARKS